A genomic segment from Salvia splendens isolate huo1 chromosome 13, SspV2, whole genome shotgun sequence encodes:
- the LOC121759909 gene encoding proliferating cell nuclear antigen has translation MLELRLVQGSLLKKVLESIKELVTDANFDCSATGFSLQAMDSSHVALVALLLRSEGFEHYRCDRNISMGMNLNNMAKMLKCAGNDDIITLKADDGSDTVTFMFESPTQDKISDFEMKLMDIDSEHLGIPEAEYHAIVRMPSAEFSRICKDLSSIGDTVVISVTKEGVKFSSRGDIGTANIVCRQNTTVDKPEDATVIEMNEPVSLTFALRYLNSFTKATPLSSTVTLSLSSELPVVVEYKIAEMGYIRFYLAPKIEEDEEETKP, from the exons ATGTTGGAGCTCCGTTTGGTCCAGGGGAGTCTGTTGAAGAAGGTTCTGGAATCGATCAAGGAGCTAGTAACCGATGCCAACTTCGACTGCTCCGCCACCGGTTTCTCGCTGCAGGCTATGGATTCCAGCCACGTGGCGCTGGTTGCGCTGCTGCTCCGTTCGGAGGGATTCGAGCACTACCGCTGCGACCGGAACATCTCCATGGGGATGAACCTCAACAACATGGCTAAAATGCTCAAGTGCGCCGGGAATGACGATATCATCACTTTGAAGGCCGACGACGGCAGCGACACTGTCACCTTCATGTTTGAAAGCCCCA CACAAGATAAGATCTCAGATTTTGAGATGAAGCTCATGGACATTGATAGTGAGCATCTAGGAATCCCAGAAGCTGAGTACCATGCTATAGTTCGCATGCCATCTGCTGAGTTCTCTCGAATTTGTAAAGATCTTAGTAGCATTGGCGACACAG TTGTCATCTCTGTTACAAAGGAAGGTGTTAAGTTCTCATCCAGAGGTGATATTGGTACTGCAAACATTGTATGTAGGCAGAACACCACTGTTGACAAG CCAGAAGATGCCACTGTGATTGAGATGAATGAGCCTGTATCTCTCACATTTGCTCTTAGGTATCTCAACTCCTTCACTAAGGCGACCCCATTGTCAAGCACTGTCACCTTAAGTTTGTCCTCAGAGCTTCCTGTGGTGGTTGAGTACAAGATTGCAGAGATGGGCTACATAAGATTCTACTTGGCTCCCAAGAttgaggaggatgaggaagagACTAAGCCTTGA